The Musa acuminata AAA Group cultivar baxijiao chromosome BXJ1-8, Cavendish_Baxijiao_AAA, whole genome shotgun sequence genomic sequence CTCCCTTCCCAGTTGTGGTTTGATGATGAGACCCTTTCGACTTCGGCTGCAGCAGTCCTACAGCCTCTGCAAACTGAACAGTATCGTCGTAGATGTCTTCCAGTTGCTTGTACTTGAACTCAAAACCAGCTTTGATGAGCTTCTCCGAAGACAGCATCAGCTTGGGCTTCTCGGGCAAGTCAGAGAAGCTGCGATTGATTTCGTGCCACACAAGTTAGCAATTGGATTTCAAGAATATGCTTTTGATTGCAGGAGCTGCAGGGTTTTGCTTACTCTGTAGGGACCTTGTACCGAGGGTATCGTTCTGAGAGGAACTTGGCAAGCTCCGGGAGACTCGTGTTGATGGAGCAGCAGATGTAGCGGCCGGAAGCCGATTCGGTCTCCGCAACAAAGATGTGAGCCCTGCAAATGTCCTCGACGTGGGTGAACGAGATGGAACCGGAGAGGGTTTGCATGATTCTGAAGCCGTCGATCAGCTCTTCGTTGCCTGTGGACACCAAAATTAAGGCCGAGTTCTCATATCAGTTTCTTCGATTCACCGTCTCTTCCGCTTCGCTCTTCCTTACCTGATAGCAAAGACACGCCGAGCATTAAGCTCAGATTAACCTCTGCGCCCAGCGCAGGGCCAATCGTCAGGGCTGGGATCATCGTCACGAGATCTATGCCGTTCTCTAGTGCAAACTTGGATGCTTCCTTCTCCGCCAGCACCTTGGAGACCGCATATCCCTGCACGGTGGTGCTGCTGCTTGTTACCGTGAGTTAGAGAACGAGCAAGGTTCGTGCAACTCGCGATGGCTTACCCAACTAGGGGGTTTCTTGGACGTTAAGTATGTGAGGTCCGACCAGGCCTCCTCATCCAACACCATACCAGTTCCTTTGAGCTCGTTGATGGAGACGCTGGCCGCCGACGACGTCAGGACGACGCGCTCGACCGTCTTGGCCTTGACGCACGATCTCAACAAGTTCAGGGTTCCTTGGATCGCCGGTTTGATCAGCTCATTCTGGCATCGAATTCAGAAGAAGAGATAAAGAACTGATGAGCAGCAAAAAGACACGCAGCAGTCTCGTGATCGAGTGGTTGAGGGCCGACCTCAGCGTCCTCGGCCGCCATGTTCACCGGAGCTGCGACGAGGAAGACGTAGTGGCAGCCGCTCACCGCCGCATCGAAGCTGCCCTCCTCCGACAGATCCGCTCGGAAAACGGTCAACCTGCCGAGACTCCGCAGCTGCTTCAGGCGACCAACCTTGGACGCATTCTCTGCACCAACAAGACAAACTGTCAAACACTGGTCCGGCCATGTCGGATGCTGTGGTCACCATAGACGAAACCTGGATCCCTGACGGTGACGTTGACAGCGTAGCCCTTCTCCAGCAACTGCTTGACGAGCGTCGACGCGACGAACCCATTGCCGCCGGTGACGCAGGCAGTCTTCTGTTCCTGGCTCGCCATCTCGATCTCTTCTTCGAGTGCTGTATCCTGGCTCACAGTGCACCTCTCGGCCACTCGCACGGCGTTAAATACTACGCAGGAAGTGCAGGTAGATCATCACGTTGGGTGTTCACCAACGAAGCCACAGTAAAGCTTAACCACCGTTCAAAGGCTGCTTCTTCGTCACCCCCACAACACCAAGAGTTATTTCCGACTCAACAGGGCCTCTAAATTGGAACTCTTATCCATATTGCTCCGGTCATAATCCATGAATCCAGTCATTTGATGAACTCGGTGGCAGGTAACAACGTGAAAATGTAACACTACACCGGAACGTTAGCCGGAGAAATGGCCCCTTGTCCAGGCTACTGTCAGACAAATTTGTCTGGTACACTGGACATCCACATGAATTCTTAGACAAGTGTTTAATTCATCACTTTGATGGGATATTGAGGTTCTATTGAATTTAGTTTATTAAGATCATGGACTTTTGAGAATAATCTTAAGAGAGTCTGGGAAAGTATGGTCTATGATATGAGAAATGATGAGATACGAAGAAAGAGGATGCTCTATGATATGCTGCTATACAAGATGGACCTCTATCGAACTTTCCTAAAAGAACCTATCAAAAAGATGTTCGGTAAGGGGAAGAcatcatctttttttcttttgatctctTCCAGAACACCACTTTTAATCTCATCAATTAACCTACAAAAGCTCCTTTGGGGTACTCAAATAGTTTGGATTCCCCATCGGTAGACTGAGCTACCAGTCAAGCTTTCAAATTTTGGTGGAGTGGGACCGATCAAATTGGGTCAACGTCATGCTCGGTCAATCGGACGGGCTGCTCTTCACTGAACCGATTCAACCTACGTGCCGTCGCCCGCGATGCTGCCCCCCTCGGTCTTCGTCGCTGCAGTGAGCCCTCCCGCCTTCCCTCGCTCATATAAATGGAGCTTTGGAGGAACGACAGAAGATAGAGAGGAGAAGATGTGACAAAGGAAGAAGACGTGAAAAGGCTATGCGAAGTCCCACTTCTCTACCCGAATCCGACCAAAGTTTCTTATCCTCCTTGTCTTTGACATCCGATCGTCGATCTTCGTCGCTGGTCGGCCACCGTGCTCTTGGCAGCAACCGCAGAGAAGACAAAGTTGATCGGTTAACATGTCAACTTTGGTCACCAAGAGTacttctatatattttttttattttgttatatttggataattttttggattttctttgGGAAAGTCGTCATGACTCTCTTGTCGCTATACGGTCCATGAgtataatcattcaaatcaattcaagacATGAGTAATCTAGATTCCtgtattaagaatataaatatcATTTGTTATATTTATTCTCTTTATATTTAGTCTTTGTATCATATAAACAAAGCTAATTCCTTTTGTAAGGAATACAATTCAAAAGTTCATTCAACTTTTAATAAcgatgagtgttttgtttttaagttagtTATTGTATAAATTTTGGAACTTATTTAAGCTTTTCTGTTTGTGACGTTTAAAAtccaaaaatctttgttttttctttcaacttatcaagcttcttataatgttttaagggaatcaaagtagtgTTTTAATTACTTAATCAAATTTTCATTAGTaaaatcatagctctttagctatcgtgCTGTATGATTGCTAGAAACTCGGGTGCCCTTGAACTATTAAGTTATAGATCGGATCAAAGTAAGCACTCCTAGAGAGACATCTGCCTCCAAAGAAATTGCTCGTTGGACGATCAAAGTTATAAGGTCAACTCCTGCGGATGGGAGATTCGATCCACTCATCGTTGATCCTCCGTAGTATATCTGACTTGACTTTTGATTGCATCCCGGTGTAGAATAGAATAAGGTAGTGGCAAGCACGTCGAAGAAGAGGGAGGTTGGTCAAACCATGCTCCTTAGCGTTGCCTTCACATTGTTCTGATTCAACTACATCATCTACATGCAAATGGCACCACTCGGCATGGATCGTAAAAATGAAGGGAAAATAAGCTTCTTTATTTCTCTGGGATTGCAAGAAACACAAATACCCAATGTAATGCCTCGGGAATGAAAGCATGATCGAGTTGTAGAGTAATATCCAAGAGGAAATTAATCAAAGAAAGTAACTGTGATCAGAGGGCCAAGACCATCAGCACGACTCCCAGAGCAACCTTCGCCGTCGTGCGAGTCCTGCTGGGTGGCGCGGTGCTAGGGGCGGGCGGGGACGAAGCCGGCGGTGTCGGAGCAGCCGGCGAGACGCTGGGCGAGGGAGAGGCTCCGGGAGGCGGTGAGCTCGCGGTTACCACGTCGATCTCGATCTTCATGCCCCTGCTGCAGTGGCCGGCGATCCCACAAATGAAGTACCGCTTTCCGGGGGCGCCTAGAGCCACGAGGGTGTTGCCCGTGGCGCTCTTCGACACCGGACTGGTCGCGTTGCAGGTGGCGTAGGCGGAGCTCCTGACCTCTACCACGTCGTGGCTCGACGTGTAGCTGAACGCTGCAATGGGCGACGAGCGATCAACTGGCTGCGGCTCGTGCAGTGAAGAGGGAGACAAGGTGAGGAGGAGAACTCACTTAAGGTGTCGCCGGCGCGAAAAGTCTTGTCGGAAACCCACTGTGTGTAGTTCGTGCTGAGATCCCAGCTGACGTCGAAGTTCGTGGCGTTTGCAAGCCCAGCGATGGCTGCCATGACTGCAACTGCTACTATGGCTCTCGGAATGGCCATCTTTGTGGAAGGAGATGGATGGAAGggaaggcagcaaaggagggaattAAATAGAGCTCAAGAGAAGAGGGAAGGTTCTGAGAAGACTTTGGTGGCGGTAGGTAGCCTGCGGCCTTGTGGTTGTCATGGACGTGTTTATGGCGAACTTCCATGACCGGTGCAGAGTCGTCGATCTGGAGTATGACCCTCCAAACTGTGTCAGAGATGGCGGAACTTGACTGAATCGCAAGTCGCCATGAACCGATGATTTGTTGTTTATGCGTGTTCGCACAACCACTGCGCATGTTACTGCTGATGAGACAGGCAGATCAATCGGCAACTCCAATGCAAGATGGTATATGAAATCACCTCACCAGAAAGTTTTGTTGAGATGAATGTTTGTTGCCAGCGTGGCCAGAGGAGCTGATGGAACAAAGAAGGTGACGTTTCATCGTCCttttcatgttatttatttcCTTGAACAATTGGTTGGCCAATAGGATGAGACATGGCCTGAGTTAGATCCGAAAAATATGGCACAGAGACAGCTTGGACAAATTGATACTGATCAATTATAAGCTGGTAAGTTGGGCTGCTGCCACCCTCTCTCGTAGACCTTTGAGACATGACTCATTTTAAGTGTATGCTCCCACAATcactctcgggcaacatgcgaggagcacgactcaagcggtcAGACGGGCAGAGATAATGGTCGCCAAGGAACATGACTCAAGCGAACAGACCATGCAAAGGtaatggtctcgggcaacacacaACTAAGAAACACGACTCAAGCGAACAGACTACGCAAAAGTAGTGGTCTCGAGCAACACACAATGAGGAACATGACTCAGGCGGGCCGAATAGGTAATGGTCTCGAGCAACTCCATCTGATTCATTGTGCGGCAATCACGATGCGTATTATTCTTTAATCAGAGATTATTCTTTATAG encodes the following:
- the LOC103994101 gene encoding anthocyanidin reductase ((2S)-flavan-3-ol-forming), with product MASQEQKTACVTGGNGFVASTLVKQLLEKGYAVNVTVRDPENASKVGRLKQLRSLGRLTVFRADLSEEGSFDAAVSGCHYVFLVAAPVNMAAEDAENELIKPAIQGTLNLLRSCVKAKTVERVVLTSSAASVSINELKGTGMVLDEEAWSDLTYLTSKKPPSWGYAVSKVLAEKEASKFALENGIDLVTMIPALTIGPALGAEVNLSLMLGVSLLSGNEELIDGFRIMQTLSGSISFTHVEDICRAHIFVAETESASGRYICCSINTSLPELAKFLSERYPRYKVPTDFSDLPEKPKLMLSSEKLIKAGFEFKYKQLEDIYDDTVQFAEAVGLLQPKSKGSHHQTTTGKGA
- the LOC135680525 gene encoding uclacyanin 1-like translates to MAIPRAIVAVAVMAAIAGLANATNFDVSWDLSTNYTQWVSDKTFRAGDTLTFSYTSSHDVVEVRSSAYATCNATSPVSKSATGNTLVALGAPGKRYFICGIAGHCSRGMKIEIDVVTASSPPPGASPSPSVSPAAPTPPASSPPAPSTAPPSRTRTTAKVALGVVLMVLAL